The segment CCAAGACTATTTTTACCGCTTATTACCATCATTCTCACGCTGTCATTTAATCCTGATTTCTTTTCGGTTCTGGTAATCAAGGTTACCCTGTGTCCAAGTTCGCAAAGTCCATTGACTACTCCCTTAACATGCTCGCTTACCGCATTATCCTGCGAAATATCGTGATAGCATATGTAACCTATCGATAATCCAGCCATAAATAATTTACAAAAATCCATTTGGTGTTAAAAAAACTAACTCACTAATTTTGTCAAGTGTGAAAAAATTCCCAAAAAATTTTAGGTTCTCCTAACGATAGCTACTCTTGGAATGCCAGAGTAATCCTCTATTATCTCACAATCCTCACCAAAAATTTGCCTGACTTTTTCAGCCTGCCCATAACCAAATTCAAAAGCGAGAAATTTAGCTCCAAGTCTCTCAAAAATGTTTGGCAGCCTTTTTATCACATCCATTCCGTCCTTACCGGCAAACAAAGCTTGATGAGGCTCAAACATGACTTCTTTCTGAAGATCGCTCTTTTCGCTTTCCGGAATGTAAGGAGGGTTACAAACTATGAAGTCAGCTTTCTTAATAGCTTCTGCGAGGTCACAGGCGATCGGAAAGAATCTATCGCCAACCCAATTTTTTGATGCATTCGCCCTCGCCAGAAACAAAGCTTCAGGTAAAATATCGGTTCCAAAAATTTTCCAATTCTCCCTGTTCACCAAAAGAGCTATAGCAATGTTTCCGCAACCCGTTCCTATGTCAACTCCAAGCAAAGGTTCATCGCCGAGCCTTCCCAGCACGGCTTCAACCAAAAGTTCAGTCTCGGGGCGGGGAACCATAACTGACTCGTTTATATTGAATGTAAGCCCAAAAAAGTCCCATTGTCCAATAATGTATGCTAATGGTTTCCTCGTTGCGCACCTACGCTCCACAATATTGTCCGCTTTAAGCATTACATCATCAGGTAATTCGTGGTTCATGCTGGCGAGAACTTTCCCCCTCGAGATATTTAATAAATAAGCTAATATAAGCTCTGCCTCGACTTTTGGGCTTTCACAACCTGCGCGGGATAACTTTTCTGATGCTACTAATATCCAATCTTCCAGCTTCATGGGATATTACCAGCACAAAGCCATTTCAAAGTTGCTTTAGCTCTATGGAAATCGGCTATAGCTTTTACTCTCTGTATCTGCGCCTGCTCAAGAGCCATTTCAGCATCCATTAACTCGAGAAGAGTTGCGCTGCCAAGGTCATACTTCTTTTTAGCAGCCTCGAGAAGCAATTTAGCCTGCTCTAATTGCGCAGTAGCAAGTTCGAAACTGACGATGTTTTGCCGCAGGCGTCTATATGCCTGCCGTATTTGCCTTTTAGCGTCATCCAAAGCAACCGATTCCTCAATTTTTGCCATCTCGAGGGAAGCATGGCTGCTTTTAACGGAGCTTATTCTCGATGTTCCGCCAAAAATCTGCCAGGAAAAGTTTATTGAATAACTCCATTTCATATTGTTTGTTATCACGCTGGGCGACGAAGGAAGTTCGCTCCCAAACCAGTCATAACCAGCGGAAATAGTAACCATCGGAAGATAATCGAGCCATGAAGACAAGTTGCTTAGCTGAGCATATCTCCTTGAAAGCACAGATTGCCTGTATGCCCTGTTCTGCTCGAAACGAGCAAGATAAACCTCTAAAGCAGGCAATTCCTCAACTTTAGGAAGAGAAAAAGATGTATCCACCGTTATCGATGAATCTGATGGGAAACCAAGAAATTTACATAAATTTTCTCTTGCGGTTTGCAATGCATCCTCTGCCTGAACCAGATTGTATTTTTTCTGCGCAAAATTAACCTTCATTCTAACGAAGTCCATTTTTGATGCGAGACCGAGCTCATACTTTTTTCGCACGAACTCAAGTTCCTTCTCGGCTCTTTTAAGAGACTGCTTTGCGATAACGAGACTCATAGTGGCCTCAACGACTGCAAAGTAGGCATCAACGAGGGAAAGTTCGAGCCTATCAAATTCATTACGATAATTAAGTTCGGCTATTTTTTTGTTAATATCAGCCTGAATATAACTAATAACATTCCGTCCGCTCCTCACGCTTGGCAACGATAATGAAATCCCGAAGCTCCAGTTCTGCGGCTGTGGCTGATAAGGAGTGAATTCAAATTGCCGCTGACGCTTAGAGTAAGTCGCATATGTCGAAAGCTTTGGTAGAAACGGGTTTAGCGCAGCAAGATAGGATGCTTTTGCCTGTTCGTAGCGATACCTTGCGAGTTTTATTTCAGGACTTCGTTCGCATGCTATGCTTTCTGCCTCGGCGAAGGTTAGAACATTGTCCTGCCCGACAAGCTCCGAAACAAATGCAATTACAATTATAGCCAGTATCCACAACCTCATTTCGACCTCTCTTTCGGGGATTCGGCTTTTTTGGCGCTTTCGGGTTTTACACTGTCTTCCTTCGCTTCTTTAGGTTTAACTCCTTCTTTCTCGGTCTTTTTTGTTTCGATTTCGCCTCGTGGAGCTTTACCACTAAACTTTACTCTAATGGCTTTCCCCTTGAACTTCCTCAATTGGATCTTTCGAACCGGCATTCCATCTCTAAGCTCACGGATAACCTTAAATGGACCTGTTATTATCTCATCACCGGCAGATAACCCCTCAAGGACCTCTGCAAATCTATCGTCCGAAATACCCGTTTTTATTCTTACTTTTCTTGCTACACCATCCTCATACTTGAAAACACCCTCACCCTCTTTTCCTGTAAGCGTGTCACGATATGCCACTATTGCAGAAAGAGGCACAGCAAGAACACTTTCATGAACTGCCGTTGTTATCGTTACGGTAACGGACATTCCGGGGCGTATTTTGGGGCTTGGATTCTCCACCGAAATCTCAACGGGGAATGTTGCTCTTTGCTCCTGCATACTTACTTTCGATATATTAGCCTCGTGCGAAATATAGGTAACCCTTCCGTGGAAAAAAGTGTCCGGGAACGCATCAAGCTCAATTTTTGCCTCCTGACCAATGCTTAGATCAACTATGTCTGCCTCATCGACATTAACTTTTGCAAGAAGGCTCGAATGCTGGGATATGGTCATTATAACGCTTCCGGGATTGTTCATCGTTCCCACAACGACGAATTCGCCTTTTTTGGCCTTTATAGATGTTACTATTCCGTTTATAGGGGATGTTATCACCGTATGCGCAAGGTTATCGCGAGCCTCTCTTAGGGCAGCCTGCGCCGATTCGAGTTGTGCCTCAAGAACATCGACCTCAGTCTGAGCATTTATTAGCTGGTCCTGCGATACAGCTCCGCTCTCGTATAGCTCCTTCATTTTCCTCAGATTCTCCCTCGCCCTTTTCAAATTAGCCTCAACCTGGTGAACCTGAGCACGAGCACGATTAAGCATAGCTATGTATCTATCCCTGTTTAACACCACAAGAGTATCTCCTACATTAACCGTATCGCCCTCGTCCACATACAGGCTTTCTATCTTTTCGGAAACCTCGGCAGAGATGTTAACATCACTTTTCGCTTCAACGCGACCGAATGCTATAACAGTGGATTTAATTGTGCGTAATCGCACTTTATCAGTATCGACCGCTTTCGCAGCTTTCCTGCACCCCTTAAGCCCAAAGATAGCACCAGCCAAAACAACAGCGATAACTACTACCACTATGATAATCGTGTTTTTCATTTTTCACCTCAACTGGTATACCGCCCACTTTTTGTTTTTATAAACTGGCTTTTGCGCCACTTTTTCGACACACGGAACTACAATGTAAGTCGCGCCATATTTTTTTGCAAGCGCAGTCTTCTGCTCCCAAGACATTTTTCGATAGGATTCCGCTACAGCATCGCAGGTATAGCTTTCGGGATTAAAATCCTTTAACCTGTGCCACCATAATGTATCCACCCCCGGTCCTGCTTTCCAGTCGAACACTATGGCTCTCTGCGAGTAGACCCTGAATCCGTCAACTTCAGGTGGTGTCAAAAATATTGCTTCCTTGGGAGTATTTTCCCTCGCCCACATCTGCACATCTTTCCAGTATTTATCCTGAACATAAAAAGGTCCGCCAAACAACGAGCGAGCTATTGCCACGAACAGCAATGCATATACAGGATACAACTTAAATTTTATTTTATTTTTATATATTATACCTAATGCGAGGAGAACGGCAAGCAATTGAAATCGAATATAAATTTTATAATCGGCAAAAACAACATATTTTAAAGCATTCGGCGAAACTTTCCCTGCCCATATTAAAACTGGTCCCAAAAACGCGATTATAACCCATAATGCCCCCAAAACCGATACCACACCCCTTTTTTTAAATATGAGCGGGAAAAACATCGAAATGTGAAGTAATTGAGGTTGTTGGCCCACCACAGGGAAAAAGCGCATAAGTGAGTTTATGTTCGCCTTAATGTTTTCATATATATATCTAACCAAAAAAGGCAAAAACACGGCCACGAAAAAAACTGTTCCTCTAAGTGCCTGAAGCCTTATTAAAGTTATATTGGAAAGTAGCTCACCAACAAATGCTATAGTAATGCAAAATATCGCTGTTAATATAAATGGCATTGCATATAACTTTATATAATCCCAACTTTTCCTCAATTCGTATACAACAATTATTGAAAAAACGAGGAAGGGAATCCATATAAAACCCAGTTTCGATGGAAACATCTCAATCATTGAACGAATATACAATATTTTTACGGCTATAGCCTGATTTGTGGGCAAATTTAGTTTAGAAAACCACAGCAGGGACGGTAATGATATTACAAATATCAAAATAGCACCAATAAATAAACTTCGCCACGAATTTTTGTATATAGTGATCAGCCCCCAGATGATAGCA is part of the bacterium genome and harbors:
- a CDS encoding efflux RND transporter periplasmic adaptor subunit, which encodes MKNTIIIVVVVIAVVLAGAIFGLKGCRKAAKAVDTDKVRLRTIKSTVIAFGRVEAKSDVNISAEVSEKIESLYVDEGDTVNVGDTLVVLNRDRYIAMLNRARAQVHQVEANLKRARENLRKMKELYESGAVSQDQLINAQTEVDVLEAQLESAQAALREARDNLAHTVITSPINGIVTSIKAKKGEFVVVGTMNNPGSVIMTISQHSSLLAKVNVDEADIVDLSIGQEAKIELDAFPDTFFHGRVTYISHEANISKVSMQEQRATFPVEISVENPSPKIRPGMSVTVTITTAVHESVLAVPLSAIVAYRDTLTGKEGEGVFKYEDGVARKVRIKTGISDDRFAEVLEGLSAGDEIITGPFKVIRELRDGMPVRKIQLRKFKGKAIRVKFSGKAPRGEIETKKTEKEGVKPKEAKEDSVKPESAKKAESPKERSK
- the prmC gene encoding peptide chain release factor N(5)-glutamine methyltransferase, with amino-acid sequence MKLEDWILVASEKLSRAGCESPKVEAELILAYLLNISRGKVLASMNHELPDDVMLKADNIVERRCATRKPLAYIIGQWDFFGLTFNINESVMVPRPETELLVEAVLGRLGDEPLLGVDIGTGCGNIAIALLVNRENWKIFGTDILPEALFLARANASKNWVGDRFFPIACDLAEAIKKADFIVCNPPYIPESEKSDLQKEVMFEPHQALFAGKDGMDVIKRLPNIFERLGAKFLAFEFGYGQAEKVRQIFGEDCEIIEDYSGIPRVAIVRRT
- a CDS encoding TolC family protein, with the protein product MRLWILAIIVIAFVSELVGQDNVLTFAEAESIACERSPEIKLARYRYEQAKASYLAALNPFLPKLSTYATYSKRQRQFEFTPYQPQPQNWSFGISLSLPSVRSGRNVISYIQADINKKIAELNYRNEFDRLELSLVDAYFAVVEATMSLVIAKQSLKRAEKELEFVRKKYELGLASKMDFVRMKVNFAQKKYNLVQAEDALQTARENLCKFLGFPSDSSITVDTSFSLPKVEELPALEVYLARFEQNRAYRQSVLSRRYAQLSNLSSWLDYLPMVTISAGYDWFGSELPSSPSVITNNMKWSYSINFSWQIFGGTSRISSVKSSHASLEMAKIEESVALDDAKRQIRQAYRRLRQNIVSFELATAQLEQAKLLLEAAKKKYDLGSATLLELMDAEMALEQAQIQRVKAIADFHRAKATLKWLCAGNIP